The segment TCAGTAACTCGGACCTTTTCAAAGCTTTACTTCCAACAAAACTGTGCCCAACCAGCAGCAGATGTGGGAAAATTAggtatatgaaaataaaacgaGCAATTAATTAGTGACAGTCTAAGCTTGGTTTGGTACTTTAGGCTCTCTTTAACGTTTTGGAaccagaaaacatgtttttttctcgtTACTCTTCCTAACATCGTCCatgaagcaaagaaaagagCTGCAATCCTGACGCAAACACAAACGCTTCACCGAGATCTCAGAGAACTGTGACCTGTGAGGCAGAAGCGGGCAGCTGAGAGGTAGGTGCTGGTGCTGGTAGCTTTTGAAGGACGTCATCTGGAGGCGGGACAGGCAACACGACAGGAGAGGCACTGGAAGGGTCCTTGTTGACCAATAAAACCTCGATGGGACCAGCAGTACTCTTCAGACGGATCTGGTATTTTCTCTGTCCGTTGAGAGCCTGCGCAGACACGCAGACACGCTTAACTGTGacgtaaacaaacaaacagcaggactGAAGTAAAACTGAAGTAAACACACAGAATACTTACAGCTTCGGGTACGGGCACCTCTAGCTGTGTTCCTATTGGAGCACGGATTGCTAGCAGTGTGtcacctgcagaaaacaaagaggCGACGAAttagaaaaagctgtttttgagaCGGACATGACTTTAAGGTCAATAAAAACTAAGCGTGTGAAATAATTACCTTTAAAAGCTCCACAGAGGTCTTCATGTTTTACATACGCCATCGTACGGATGTGTTAAGGACTCATCTCCAAAAATATCTGACacttaaagaaacatttctacAGCAAACTTTCTCTTCTGAAGACTGTGACGAAAAGCTGTTTTATACCAAGGACGCTTGTAAACCCTGAACATGACAGCTCActaaaaatcacaactttagcagcagttttttttttaacagcgcACTTCTTAGACttgcaagaaaataaagaaacgcTAAGACTTTGTGGTCCTAATGCCAGATAAACTTCAAGGTTTCTAGCAATTATCGTAAAGTTACACAGCTGGTTTGTTAAAGTATAAAACTGTCCGTGTGCCTCTTTAAATGACCAGAGCAGGCAGAGGAAACGGGGAGATATCTCTGTTCAAATGTCAGGTGCAAAAGCAGGCTAAGTTTTACTAACCCTGAACTTTTTCAGGAAGCATTCTGGCTGCCTGTTCTGTGCAGGAATGAGTAACAAACACATATATGATAGCACATTTGTggggtttttatgtttttttaacccactatttgtttttaaacactaatTATTATGATGCAGCTTTctttcagtctgtctgttagttaCATTTAGACAGAACGTATAAACAAAGTgcaattaaaaaacatctttttttcagtaaaaggTCTGTCAAGTCAGTCAAATTCCTGGTAGCAACACCACCAGTTCACTTTGACAGGGTCTAACCAAGCAGCTGAGATTAGCAGATCttcttgttattatttgttgggtttttttttaaaacattttcttcacagTGATAAAACGTGAGGCGGTTAGGGATATGGGCTGTTATTGGAGTCATCTGTGACGTTCTTGATGCTTTGTTGGACCCAGACTCTCTGCTGGTCCAGTTCGTGTTCCCGCAGGGCCAAGTCGTCCAGCTCCACCTTCAGATCGATCAGCTTATCGGCGATCTCCCTGGTGTTGCAGCCCGGGCCGACACCCCTGAAACACACCAGCAAACAGCGAGGAGGTAACGTCACACTCAGGCTCAACCCTTTCTGTTTAACATCATCCTAATTTACCGATACGACGCAGATACATTTGTGTTCGCCTTGTTTGTtggctacaaacacacacatgtaatAGAGATTTAGGATTGAGCCTTTAGAAAGCTGTGAATGCCATTAAGATGCATGGTAACATTTAAAAGGCATGCTGTTCTGTGTAGTAGTGGTTGTAGATAAGATGCTTAAATTTATACAGCTGGATACGTCTTACAGAGCATCACAATATGATGTGATGTTCGAGCCCATCAAAACACAAGCTGCTGCCTGACACAGTTGGTCTACGGCGGTTATGACCACGAAAGCCGCATTATGTGACAGAAATAGCTGCGCTGTTTGTGGTTCTATCCATCGCAAGATTACAGAGAACGTAAACTGAGTCgcagatgtgttttatttcacttcagaCTCAGAAGGTCTGTTGCCATGAttgacaaaaaagataaaaagagtCGAATCATTCTCTAAGGCTGAAATATGGGTACGACAAATGCTCTACAGACATAAACATATTCTGTTTGTTAGTATGGctgtaaaagaagacaaaggtGATCCTGTTAATGTCTTAAACATAAccagaaagtgttttaaatattgtaaaataggACGTTGGTTTCAGCAGATGATTTCTAATTTGTCACAAATAAAAAGTCGACTCACTTCCACTGGATGCTGTTCTTAGACTTCTTCTCTATCAGCCCAATTCCTTCCAGGACATTAGTGATGTCGTAAATACGTCGTTTCTGCCGCACCGCCAAGGTGTCCGCCGCCTGAAAATTACAAACAGAAGGCGTCAGTATCCCTGCTGACAGCTGTTCTGTATCCAAAATCATCTGGGTGTAACGCCTGTCAAAACTCTTTGTGCCCCAAAAAGATAATAACAGCGTGCCGGGCGCTGATAAGTCCAAACTTCTCCGAGAGGCTGGAGACCACGAGGAAGGAAAGATGTTTAAATTTCTGGCATTTACCAATTATGCAAAACACACTTAAAACATCAGGGTCAGCAGCCAAATAGTCTctaatataaattatatatatgaAGGTGGAGATGCCATCTTGTAAACAAGccctggttaaaaaaagaagatggtgaagtattttaaagtgtttattattATGCAACAATTTAACAAATGCTGTCCTTATTGAAGTATCAATTTAATTATATTAAAGTAGAAGTATTAGTAACACTTACTGACCTCTACTGCTACAAGTAAATAAAGACGGGCCTCCTAAAAAAGATACATTAACAGTTTATAGCAAAAAATTAGATGCATCTTAGagagtagattttttttgttatggtttAAGAGTAATTATAGATAACTAATTGGATGAATGCGTGTCGTTCAGAGACAAAAGCCAGCCGGATCCgaacagagctgcagcagcagcgttGAGCAACGACAAAAGCTGACCCACTTTCTGAAACTTTGAATCTGCGGGGGGGCAGAGtctgaaaaagttgtttttttaaagttcccAATCGCGTCTACAGCCAGCCCTCGTGTtagaaatataaacatatataaatatgaaTGTATCACAGCGCCACAGTAAACCTGAGTTAGGATGTAGAGAAACATATACAACCGCAAGCTAACCGGTTTCATCGATTCAAATTAGCTTGAAGGCTAAGCTAACATGCTAGCGAAAGTGCATGTAAGTCGGTGACATGTGCTAGCTAACAACAAAGACTCCGGGCTGAACCCTCACAGCTTTCAGGTCCAGAACTCCGTCCTTCGCCTCCTGCAGTAAGGTCACGAACTTGGTCGTGAGAAGTCCCAGG is part of the Kryptolebias marmoratus isolate JLee-2015 linkage group LG11, ASM164957v2, whole genome shotgun sequence genome and harbors:
- the e2f4 gene encoding transcription factor E2F4 — its product is MMELESASNRGDPGAAGDSLQPQTPSRHEKSLGLLTTKFVTLLQEAKDGVLDLKAAADTLAVRQKRRIYDITNVLEGIGLIEKKSKNSIQWKGVGPGCNTREIADKLIDLKVELDDLALREHELDQQRVWVQQSIKNVTDDSNNSPMAYVKHEDLCGAFKGDTLLAIRAPIGTQLEVPVPEAALNGQRKYQIRLKSTAGPIEVLLVNKDPSSASPVVLPVPPPDDVLQKLPAPAPTSQLPASASQVSKVTPATATKATPATAPASAANQTTEVTSTTPLSPAAETPAVAPQQLQSSASLDGSASSASAAFEPIKSDPSDLLDFPKELSEMFDPTKEIMSGDLLEDLMSSEVFSPLLRLSPPPSDHDYIYNLDETEGLCDLFDVPILNL